Genomic window (Salvelinus alpinus chromosome 26, SLU_Salpinus.1, whole genome shotgun sequence):
GTCGTAGAAActacagttgttgttgtaggtgtttctgttgttgtggttgtcgtaggagcttcagttgtcgtTGTAGGTGCTTCTGTTGTAGTGGTTGTAGGATCTAAACGTGTTGTAATGGGAGCTGCAGTTgaggttgtcgtaggagctgcatttgtatttgttttagtagGTGCTGCTGTTATAGTGGTTGTATGAGCTACAGTGGTTGTtgaagtaggagctgcagtggttgttgaagtaggagctgcagtggttgttgaagtaggagctgcagtggttgttgaaGTAGGAGCTGCAATGGTGGTTGAAGTAGGAGCTGCAATGGTTGTtgaagtaggagctgcagtggttgttgaaGTAGGAACTGCAGTGGTTGTTGCAgtaagagctgcagtggttgttgaaGTAGGAGCTGCAATGGTTGTTGAAGAAGGAGCTGTAGTGGTTGTtgaagtaggagctgcagtggttgttgaaataggagctgcagtggttgttgaagtaggagctgcagtggttgttgaaGTAGGAGCTGCAATGGTTGTtgaagtaggagctgcagtggttgttgaaGTAGGAACTGCAGTGGTTGTTGCAgtaagagctgcagtggttgttgaaGTAGGAGCTGCAATGGTTGTTGAAGAAGGAGCTGTAGTGGTTGTtgaagtaggagctgcagtggttgttgaagtaggagctgcagtagttgttgaagaatgttctgcagttgtagtggtcgtaggagctacagttgttgtagttgTAGCTGTAGTGATTGTCAAAGTAgttgctgcagttgtagtggtagtaggatATATCGTTGTTGTTGTAGAAGCAACAGTTGTTATAGGTGCTGCTGTTGTAATAGTCGTAGTAGGTGATGTGGTTatcgtaggagctacagttgttgttgttgtaggaaCTGCAGTTGtcgttgtcgtagtaggtgctgctggTGTAGTGGTTgtaagagctgcagtggttgttgaagtaggtgctgcagttgtagtggtcgtaggagctaCAGATGTTGTCGTAGGAGCAACAGTTGTAGTTgaaggtgctgcagttgtggtggtcgtaggagctacagttgttgtagttggagctgcagttgtggttgtcgtaggagctgcagttgtggaTGTCGTTGTAGGTGTTGTGGATGTCGTAGTAgttgctgcagttgtagtggtagtaggggGGAGAGTTGTCGTcgtagaagctacagttgttaTAGGTGCTGCTGTTGTAATGGTCGTAGTAGGTGTTGTGGTTatcgtaggagcttcagttgttgtAGGAACTGCATGTGTAGTTGTCGAAGTAGGTGCTGCTGGTGTCGTGGTTgtaagagctgcagtggttgttgaagtaggtgctgcagttgtagtggtcgtaggagctacagttgttgtcgttggagcagcagttgcggttgtcgtaggagctacagttgtggttgtcgtagcagCTTCGGttgtagttgtcgtagtaggtgctgcagttgtggttattgtaggagcttcagttgtagtTGTTGAAGTGGGTGCTGCAGATTTAGTGGTTATAGGAGCTACATATGATGTTGTAGGAGCGTCAGTTGTAGTTATTTTAGCAGACACTGCAGCGGTTGTTGAAGTAGGTGGTGTAGTTATggtcgtaggagctacagttgtcgttgtaggtgctgcagttgtggtggtcgtaggagctacagttgttgtagttgGAGCTGCAGTtttggttgtcgtaggagctacagttgtggttgtcgtagtatGTGTTGTGGATGTTGTAGTAgttgctgcagttgtagtggtagGATTTTTAGTTGTCGTcgtagaagctacagttgttaTAGGTGCTGCTGTTGTAATGGTCGTAGTAGGCGTTGTGGTTATCGTAGGTGTTTCAGTTGTTGTAGGAACTGCATGTGTAGTTGTCGAAGTAGCTGCTGCTGGTGTCGTGGTTgtaagagctgcagtggttgttgtCGTTGGAGCTgaagttgtggttgtcgtaggagctacagttgtggttgtcgtaataggtgttgtggttgtcgtagtaggtgttgtagttgtcgtagtaggtgttgtagtagtcgtagtaggcgctgatgttgtggttgtcgtagcagCTTCGGttgtagttgtcgtagtaggtgctgcagttgtggttattgtaggagcttcagttgtagtTGTTGAAGTAGGTGCTTTATTTGTAGTGGTTATAGGAGCTACAGATGATGTTGTAGGAGCATCAGTTGTAGTAATTTTAGCAGATGCTGCAGCGGTTGTAGAAGTAGATGGTGTAGTTGTGGTCATAGGAGCTACAGTTTTTGTtataggtgctgcagttgtggttgtcgtagtggttgtcgtagtaggtgttgTAGTTGTcatagtaggtgctgcagttgtggttgtcgtagcagCTTCAGttgtagttgtcgtagtaggtgctgcagttgtggttatcGTAGGAGCTTTAGTTGTCGTTGTAGTATGTGCTGCAGTCGTAGTGGTTGTAAGAGCTACAGTTGGTGTAGTAGGAGCTGAAGTGATTGTTGAAGTAGCTGCTGACGTTGTAGTTGTTGGGGATATATTTGTTGTcgtagaagctacagttgttgttgtaggtgcttctgttgttgtggttgtcgtaggagcttcagttgtctTTGTAGGTGCTTCTGTTGTAGTGGTTGTAGGATCTAAACGTGTTGTGATgggagctgcagttgtggttgtcatAGGAGCtgcatttgtatttgttttagtaggtgctgctgttgtaggggttgtatgagctgcagtggttgttgaagtaggagctgcagtggttgttgaagtaggagcttcagtggttgttgaagtaggagctgcagtggttgttgcagtaggagctgcagtggttgttgaaGTAGGAGCTGCAATGGTTGTtgaagtaggagctgcagtggttgtt
Coding sequences:
- the LOC139554325 gene encoding mucin-5AC-like, with translation MTTTTAVPTTTTEAPTITTTPTTTITTAAPITTVAPTTTATAAPTTTTVAPTTITTAAPTTTTTAVPTTTTTEAPTITTKPTTTITTAAPITTVASTTTTIYPTTTTTAATTLTITPAPTTTSVAPTTTTTAVPTSTTTAAPTSTTTAAPTSTTIAAPTSTTTAAPTATTTAAHTSTTTAAPTATTTTAPTSTTTAAPTSTTTAAPTSTTTAAPTSTTTAAPTSTTIAAPTSTTTAAPTATTTAAPTSTTTEAPTSTTTAAPTSTTTTTEAPTTTTTTEAPTTTTVASTTTNISPTTTTSAATSTITSAPTTPTVALTTTTTAAHTTTTTKAPTITTTAAPTTTTTTEAATTTTTAAPTMTTTTPTTTTTTTTTTTITTTAAPTTTTTTEAATTTTTSAPTTTTTTPTTTTTTPTTTTTTPITTTTTVAPTTTTTSAPTTTTTAALTTTTPAAATSTTTHAVPTTTETPTITTTPTTTITTAAPITTVASTTTTKNPTTTTAATTTTSTTHTTTTTTVAPTTTKTAAPTTTTVAPTTTTTAAPTTTTVAPTTITTPPTSTTAAVSAKITTTDAPTTSYVAPITTKSAAPTSTTTTEAPTITTTAAPTTTTTTEAATTTTTVAPTTTATAAPTTTTVAPTTTTTAAPTSTTTAALTTTTPAAPTSTTTHAVPTTTEAPTITTTPTTTITTAAPITTVASTTTTLPPTTTTTAATSYDNHNCSSNYNNCSSYDHHNCSTFNYNCCSYDNICSSYDHYNCSTYFNNHCSSYNHYTSSTYYDNDNCSSYNNNNCSSYDNHITYYDYYNSSTYNNCCFYNNNDISYYHYNCSNYFDNHYSYNYNNCSSYDHYNCRTFFNNYCSSYFNNHCSSYFNNHYSSFFNNHCSSYFNNHCSSYCNNHCSSYFNNHCSSYFNNHCSSYFNNHCSSYFNNHCSSYFNNHCSSYFNNHYSSFFNNHCSSYFNNHCSSYCNNHCSSYFNNHCSSYFNNHCSSYFNHHCSSYFNNHCSSYFNNHCSSYFNNHCSSYFNNHCSSYNHYNSSTY